The following coding sequences are from one Triticum dicoccoides isolate Atlit2015 ecotype Zavitan chromosome 4A, WEW_v2.0, whole genome shotgun sequence window:
- the LOC119285381 gene encoding RNA pseudouridine synthase 5-like isoform X3, with translation MADAMAAAAAGESPPLQADYFFGRPWPDLNEGLSYTDTFRGADTETTAALINFYSENYKSSAPLPGWIHRIRNGQITVDGQVVTDPDMILRVGSKLVYHRLAWKEPFAPHLLQVLYEDDDMVALNKPCGLQVLPKGIFQQRTVLAQLQWKEWKMPPSSCSKRKNVQLHPVPVHRLGRGTSGLLLCAKTKLAKVQLASYFAEGAANAEKKRDGTEVGKERKISKFYRALVTGILEHNEDVVTQPIGLVHYPGVAEGLYVACSSGKPAMSKVCVLERLVHQNQTLVQVEIHSGRPHQIRIHLAYIGHPLVDGEDNCPSAAYPTNSRGALRSAS, from the exons ATGGCCGACgcgatggccgccgccgccgccggagagagTCCGCCGCTGCAGGCGGACTACTTCTTCGGGAGGCCATGGCCCGATCTCAACGAAGGACTCTCCTACACCGATACGTTCCGCGGCGCCG ATACGGAAACCACCGCCGCCTTGATCAACTTCTATTCCGAGAACTACAAGAGCTCGGCGCCATTGCCAGG GTGGATTCATAGGATTCGCAATGGACAG ATAACGGTTGATGGCCAAGTTGTCACTGATCCAGATATGATTCTCAG GGTGGGTTCTAAGTTGGTATATCATCGCCTCGCATGGAAGGAGCCATTTGCACCACATTTGCTTCAAGTGCTTTATGAAGATGACGACATG GTCGCCCTTAACAAGCCTTGCGGTTTGCAAGTTCTGCCAAAAGGAATCTTCCAGCAGCGCACTGTTCTAGCACAGCTTCAGTGGAAAGAGTGGAAGATGCCCCCATCAAGCTGCTCTAAGAGAAAAAATGTGCAGTTACATCCTGTACCTGTTCATCGATTAGGAAGGGGCACGTCAG GTCTACTGCTTTGTGCCAAGACAAAGCTTGCCAAAGTTCAACTTGCATCTTATTTTGCAGAAGGTGCTGCAAATGCAGAGAAGAAAAG GGATGGAACTGAGGTGGGCAAAGAACGGAAAATTTCAAAATTCTATCGAGCATTAGTAACTGGTATACTTGAACACAATGAG GATGTGGTTACTCAACCCATAGGATTGGTTCACTACCCTGGAGTTGCAGAGGGACTTTATGTGGCATGTTCCTCAG GAAAGCCAGCCATGAGCAAAGTGTGTGTTCTTGAGAGACTTGTGCATCAAAATCAAACGCTGGTCCAG GTTGAAATTCATTCAGGACGGCCTCACCAAATCCGAATACACCTTGCATACATTGgacaccctcttgttg ATGGTGAAGATAACTGCCCCTCTGCCGCATATCCTACAAActcgagaggagcgttgcgatccgCAAGTTGA
- the LOC119285378 gene encoding uncharacterized protein LOC119285378, whose translation MNTTQKVDPGEPAAKIAQQASQFKRWGRRHPFVRYGLPLISLTVFGAVGLAHLIQGSKEVTKEKEDMEWEVVEKTKALSRTGPVEGAYKPKKLSLEDELKALQQKVDINSYDYKRIPKQNENK comes from the exons ATGAATACCACTCAGAAAGTTGATCCAGGGGAACCAGCTGCTAAGATTGCTCAACAAGCCTCTCAGTTCAAACGATGGGGACGCAGACATCCATTTGTTCGATATGGTCTTCCACTCATTTCGTTGACAGTGTTTGGTGCGGTTGGTCTAGCTCATCTTATACAGGGAAG CAAAGAAGTAACAAAGGAAAAGGAGGATATGGAATGGGAGGTCGTAGAGAAAACAAAAGCTCTGAGCCGAACAGGACCGGTTGAAGGGGCCTATAAGCCTAAGAAGCTCTCACTAGAGGATGAACTCAAG GCTTTGCAGCAAAAGGTGGACATAAACAGCTACGACTACAAGAGAATTCCCAAACAAAATGAAAACAAGTGA
- the LOC119285381 gene encoding RNA pseudouridine synthase 5-like isoform X1, which yields MADAMAAAAAGESPPLQADYFFGRPWPDLNEGLSYTDTFRGADTETTAALINFYSENYKSSAPLPGWIHRIRNGQITVDGQVVTDPDMILRVGSKLVYHRLAWKEPFAPHLLQVLYEDDDMVALNKPCGLQVLPKGIFQQRTVLAQLQWKEWKMPPSSCSKRKNVQLHPVPVHRLGRGTSGLLLCAKTKLAKVQLASYFAEGAANAEKKRDGTEVGKERKISKFYRALVTGILEHNEDVVTQPIGLVHYPGVAEGLYVACSSGKPAMSKVCVLERLVHQNQTLVQVEIHSGRPHQIRIHLAYIGHPLVDDPLYGIGGQPKFHDLESTSTDISFAYDGGYERPLQPVPGDCGYHLHAHWLVLSHPTTNKMVKITAPLPHILQTREERCDPQVDT from the exons ATGGCCGACgcgatggccgccgccgccgccggagagagTCCGCCGCTGCAGGCGGACTACTTCTTCGGGAGGCCATGGCCCGATCTCAACGAAGGACTCTCCTACACCGATACGTTCCGCGGCGCCG ATACGGAAACCACCGCCGCCTTGATCAACTTCTATTCCGAGAACTACAAGAGCTCGGCGCCATTGCCAGG GTGGATTCATAGGATTCGCAATGGACAG ATAACGGTTGATGGCCAAGTTGTCACTGATCCAGATATGATTCTCAG GGTGGGTTCTAAGTTGGTATATCATCGCCTCGCATGGAAGGAGCCATTTGCACCACATTTGCTTCAAGTGCTTTATGAAGATGACGACATG GTCGCCCTTAACAAGCCTTGCGGTTTGCAAGTTCTGCCAAAAGGAATCTTCCAGCAGCGCACTGTTCTAGCACAGCTTCAGTGGAAAGAGTGGAAGATGCCCCCATCAAGCTGCTCTAAGAGAAAAAATGTGCAGTTACATCCTGTACCTGTTCATCGATTAGGAAGGGGCACGTCAG GTCTACTGCTTTGTGCCAAGACAAAGCTTGCCAAAGTTCAACTTGCATCTTATTTTGCAGAAGGTGCTGCAAATGCAGAGAAGAAAAG GGATGGAACTGAGGTGGGCAAAGAACGGAAAATTTCAAAATTCTATCGAGCATTAGTAACTGGTATACTTGAACACAATGAG GATGTGGTTACTCAACCCATAGGATTGGTTCACTACCCTGGAGTTGCAGAGGGACTTTATGTGGCATGTTCCTCAG GAAAGCCAGCCATGAGCAAAGTGTGTGTTCTTGAGAGACTTGTGCATCAAAATCAAACGCTGGTCCAG GTTGAAATTCATTCAGGACGGCCTCACCAAATCCGAATACACCTTGCATACATTGgacaccctcttgttg ATGATCCTCTCTATGGTATTGGTGGGCAGCCTAAATTTCATGACCTGGAATCTACTAGTACGGATATTTCTTTTGCATATGACGG AGGTTATGAGAGGCCTTTACAGCCTGTTCCCGGAGACTGTGGGTATCACTTGCATGCTCATTGGCTGGTCCTTTCTCATCCAACCACGAATAAG ATGGTGAAGATAACTGCCCCTCTGCCGCATATCCTACAAActcgagaggagcgttgcgatccgCAAGTTGATACTTGA
- the LOC119285381 gene encoding RNA pseudouridine synthase 5-like isoform X2, with protein sequence MADAMAAAAAGESPPLQADYFFGRPWPDLNEGLSYTDTFRGADTETTAALINFYSENYKSSAPLPGWIHRIRNGQITVDGQVVTDPDMILRVGSKLVYHRLAWKEPFAPHLLQVLYEDDDMVALNKPCGLQVLPKGIFQQRTVLAQLQWKEWKMPPSSCSKRKNVQLHPVPVHRLGRGTSGLLLCAKTKLAKVQLASYFAEGAANAEKKRDGTEVGKERKISKFYRALVTGILEHNEDVVTQPIGLVHYPGVAEGLYVACSSGKPAMSKVCVLERLVHQNQTLVQVEIHSGRPHQIRIHLAYIGHPLVDDPLYGIGGQPKFHDLESTSTDISFAYDGGYERPLQPVPGDCGYHLHAHWLVLSHPTTNK encoded by the exons ATGGCCGACgcgatggccgccgccgccgccggagagagTCCGCCGCTGCAGGCGGACTACTTCTTCGGGAGGCCATGGCCCGATCTCAACGAAGGACTCTCCTACACCGATACGTTCCGCGGCGCCG ATACGGAAACCACCGCCGCCTTGATCAACTTCTATTCCGAGAACTACAAGAGCTCGGCGCCATTGCCAGG GTGGATTCATAGGATTCGCAATGGACAG ATAACGGTTGATGGCCAAGTTGTCACTGATCCAGATATGATTCTCAG GGTGGGTTCTAAGTTGGTATATCATCGCCTCGCATGGAAGGAGCCATTTGCACCACATTTGCTTCAAGTGCTTTATGAAGATGACGACATG GTCGCCCTTAACAAGCCTTGCGGTTTGCAAGTTCTGCCAAAAGGAATCTTCCAGCAGCGCACTGTTCTAGCACAGCTTCAGTGGAAAGAGTGGAAGATGCCCCCATCAAGCTGCTCTAAGAGAAAAAATGTGCAGTTACATCCTGTACCTGTTCATCGATTAGGAAGGGGCACGTCAG GTCTACTGCTTTGTGCCAAGACAAAGCTTGCCAAAGTTCAACTTGCATCTTATTTTGCAGAAGGTGCTGCAAATGCAGAGAAGAAAAG GGATGGAACTGAGGTGGGCAAAGAACGGAAAATTTCAAAATTCTATCGAGCATTAGTAACTGGTATACTTGAACACAATGAG GATGTGGTTACTCAACCCATAGGATTGGTTCACTACCCTGGAGTTGCAGAGGGACTTTATGTGGCATGTTCCTCAG GAAAGCCAGCCATGAGCAAAGTGTGTGTTCTTGAGAGACTTGTGCATCAAAATCAAACGCTGGTCCAG GTTGAAATTCATTCAGGACGGCCTCACCAAATCCGAATACACCTTGCATACATTGgacaccctcttgttg ATGATCCTCTCTATGGTATTGGTGGGCAGCCTAAATTTCATGACCTGGAATCTACTAGTACGGATATTTCTTTTGCATATGACGG AGGTTATGAGAGGCCTTTACAGCCTGTTCCCGGAGACTGTGGGTATCACTTGCATGCTCATTGGCTGGTCCTTTCTCATCCAACCACGAATAAG TGA
- the LOC119285381 gene encoding RNA pseudouridine synthase 5-like isoform X4: MLFLWITVDGQVVTDPDMILRVGSKLVYHRLAWKEPFAPHLLQVLYEDDDMVALNKPCGLQVLPKGIFQQRTVLAQLQWKEWKMPPSSCSKRKNVQLHPVPVHRLGRGTSGLLLCAKTKLAKVQLASYFAEGAANAEKKRDGTEVGKERKISKFYRALVTGILEHNEDVVTQPIGLVHYPGVAEGLYVACSSGKPAMSKVCVLERLVHQNQTLVQVEIHSGRPHQIRIHLAYIGHPLVDDPLYGIGGQPKFHDLESTSTDISFAYDGGYERPLQPVPGDCGYHLHAHWLVLSHPTTNKMVKITAPLPHILQTREERCDPQVDT, from the exons ATGCTGTTTTTGTGG ATAACGGTTGATGGCCAAGTTGTCACTGATCCAGATATGATTCTCAG GGTGGGTTCTAAGTTGGTATATCATCGCCTCGCATGGAAGGAGCCATTTGCACCACATTTGCTTCAAGTGCTTTATGAAGATGACGACATG GTCGCCCTTAACAAGCCTTGCGGTTTGCAAGTTCTGCCAAAAGGAATCTTCCAGCAGCGCACTGTTCTAGCACAGCTTCAGTGGAAAGAGTGGAAGATGCCCCCATCAAGCTGCTCTAAGAGAAAAAATGTGCAGTTACATCCTGTACCTGTTCATCGATTAGGAAGGGGCACGTCAG GTCTACTGCTTTGTGCCAAGACAAAGCTTGCCAAAGTTCAACTTGCATCTTATTTTGCAGAAGGTGCTGCAAATGCAGAGAAGAAAAG GGATGGAACTGAGGTGGGCAAAGAACGGAAAATTTCAAAATTCTATCGAGCATTAGTAACTGGTATACTTGAACACAATGAG GATGTGGTTACTCAACCCATAGGATTGGTTCACTACCCTGGAGTTGCAGAGGGACTTTATGTGGCATGTTCCTCAG GAAAGCCAGCCATGAGCAAAGTGTGTGTTCTTGAGAGACTTGTGCATCAAAATCAAACGCTGGTCCAG GTTGAAATTCATTCAGGACGGCCTCACCAAATCCGAATACACCTTGCATACATTGgacaccctcttgttg ATGATCCTCTCTATGGTATTGGTGGGCAGCCTAAATTTCATGACCTGGAATCTACTAGTACGGATATTTCTTTTGCATATGACGG AGGTTATGAGAGGCCTTTACAGCCTGTTCCCGGAGACTGTGGGTATCACTTGCATGCTCATTGGCTGGTCCTTTCTCATCCAACCACGAATAAG ATGGTGAAGATAACTGCCCCTCTGCCGCATATCCTACAAActcgagaggagcgttgcgatccgCAAGTTGATACTTGA